The DNA sequence TCCGCCATTCAATATGAAAGAATGGAAAATCCCTTCCGGAAAGATCGATATTGTTTTTCCCGGACTCGGATGGATTACGATTAGTGGAGAGGGAAGCGTAATTCGCACTCATGTGCCGGATGGCATTCATGTGACGATGCGTGATTCAATATTTTAAGGGAGGATAATTATATGACACAAGTATTTGGCGTTATCGGAGATCCTATAGGCCACACTCTTTCCCCCCTTATGCATACCTCTGCCTACAGAGACACCGGAATAAGTGCATCCTACGTTTCATTCAATGTAAAGCAAGAAAATCTCGAAGATGCGGTAAAAGGAATAAGAGGTCTTGGAATTAACGGAGTAAACGTTACCGTGCCCCATAAAATCGAAGTAATGAAATATGTGGATGAACTGGATGAAACTGCGAAAAGAATAGGGGCAGTTAACACAATTGTTAACGATAAAAAACAGAATAAGCTTATAGGTTATAATACAGACGGTGAAGGCTATCTCCGCTCTCTGCAGTCGAGACTCAGAAAGCCCTTCCGGGAAACGCGTGTCCTGCTTATAGGGGCTGGAGGAGCCGGCAGAGCTGTAGCTGTTACCCTTGCCCATAAAGGGGTGAAGCAGCTTACTATAGCGAACCGGACGGTTGCATC is a window from the Alkalicoccus halolimnae genome containing:
- the aroE gene encoding shikimate dehydrogenase, producing MTQVFGVIGDPIGHTLSPLMHTSAYRDTGISASYVSFNVKQENLEDAVKGIRGLGINGVNVTVPHKIEVMKYVDELDETAKRIGAVNTIVNDKKQNKLIGYNTDGEGYLRSLQSRLRKPFRETRVLLIGAGGAGRAVAVTLAHKGVKQLTIANRTVASAEALAEDCGGETRALSLGTAQASLMEFDVVINSTSVGMAPGTGQMPISLEKLASRTLVSDLIYNPWKTRFLKEADKKGAETLNGVGMFVHQGALSFELWTGVQAPVKIMERTVTEKLREV